In Phyllostomus discolor isolate MPI-MPIP mPhyDis1 chromosome 2, mPhyDis1.pri.v3, whole genome shotgun sequence, the following are encoded in one genomic region:
- the PHF21B gene encoding PHD finger protein 21B isoform X1, with translation MELQSRPEALAVELARHQNGDLKKPLHERQPRIAALSDKRALGSITAVPVAGPQVSSLQRLAGQGAAVLPQVRPKTLIPDSLPVTPGRDRPPKQPPTLQKTTVVRVKNPSPALPTANNTVSHVPTPGSQPQALAEPAAVASPLSGAGVAYALVSTAPSHAAAVAPSNAVPAVGDSVKVQPLLLSADSKVILIQPQVQLQPEGTAGSRPPTQELSQGARAAEEEEDRPPPSQENPEKIAFMVALGLVTTEHLEEIQSKRQERKRRSTANPAYSGLLETERKRLASNYLNNPLFLTARANEEPCWKHETGRDERCAACKRGTDLQPCGACPGAYHLGCLDPPLKTAPKGVWLCPKCQQKALKKDEGVPWTGMLAVVRSYVTHKTVKEEEKQKLLQKGTELQSEHRQLEERDRRLASAVKKCLELKTSLLARQRGTQSSLDRLRALLRLIQGEQMLQVTMTTTSPTPLLAGPWTKPSAAAMHSALQHPQGHN, from the exons GCCTTGGGCTCCATCACCGCAGTGCCTGTCGCGGGTCCTCAGGTCAGCTCCTTGCAGAGGTTGGCCGGGCAAGGAGCGGCAGTGCTACCTCAG GTTAGGCCAAAGACTCTGATTCCAGACAGCCTCCCCGTCACCCCGGGCCGGGACCGGCCCCCCAAGCAGCCCCCCACGTTGCAGAAGACCACCGTGGTCCGCGTCAAgaaccccagcccagccctccccaccgcCAACAACACCGTGAGCCATGTGCCGACGCCCGGCAGCCAGCCGCAGGCCCTGGCCGAGCCGGCCGCTGTCGCCTCTCCTCTGAGCGGCGCCGGAGTGGCCTACGCCCTCGTCTCCACCGCCCCCAGCCATGCCGCCGCCGTCGCCCCCAGCAACGCCGTGCCTGCGGTTGGCGACAGCGTCAAagtccagcccctcctcctcagcGCCGACAGCAAG GTCATCCTCATCCAGCCTCAAGTGCAGCTGCAGCCCGAGGGCACGGCGGGTTCGCGGCCGCCCACGCAGGAGCTGTCTCAGGGAGCGCGGGccgccgaggaggaggaggaccggCCGCCGCCCAGCCAGGAGAACCCTGAG AAAATCGCCTTCATGGTGGCGCTAGGCCTGGTCACCACGGAGCACTTGGAAG AGATCCAGAGCAAACGCCAGGAGCGCAAGAGGAGAAGCACAGCCAACCCGGCCTACAGCGGCCTCCTGGAGACGGAG AGGAAGCGGCTGGCGTCCAACTATCTCAACAACCCCCTGTTCCTCACAGCACGAG CCAATGAGGAGCCCTGCTGGAAG CACGAGACCGGCCGCGATGAGCGCTGCGCCGCCTGCAAGCGCGGCACCGACCTGCAGCCCTGCGGCGCCTGCCCGGGGGCCTACCACCTCGGCTGCCTGGACCCGCCCCTCAAGACGGCACCCAAGGGCGTGTGGCTGTGCCCCAAGTGCCAGCAGAAG GCCTTAAAGAAGGACGAAGGTGTGCCCTGGACGGGGATGCTGGCCGTCGTGCGCTCCTACGTCACCCACAAGACAG tgaaagaagaggagaagcagAAGCTGCTGCAGAAGGGCACGGAGCTGCAGAGCGAGCACCGGCAGCTGGAGGAGCGGGACCGGCGCCTGGCCTCGGCCGTGAAG AAATGCCTGGAGCTGAAGACAAGCCTGCTGGCCCGGCAGAGGGGCACCCAGTCGTCCTTGGACCGTCTTCGGGCCCTCCTGAGACTGATACAGGGTGAACAGATGCTCCAGGTCACCATGACGACCACCAGCCCCACCCCGCTGCTGGCAGGGCCCTGGACCAAGCCCTCAGCAGCAGCCATGCACTCTGCCCTCCAGCACCCCCAGGGGCACAACTGA
- the PHF21B gene encoding PHD finger protein 21B isoform X3 gives MELQSRPEALAVELARHQNGDLKKPLHERQPRIAALSDKRALGSITAVPVAGPQVSSLQRLAGQGAAVLPQKTTVVRVKNPSPALPTANNTVSHVPTPGSQPQALAEPAAVASPLSGAGVAYALVSTAPSHAAAVAPSNAVPAVGDSVKVQPLLLSADSKVILIQPQVQLQPEGTAGSRPPTQELSQGARAAEEEEDRPPPSQENPEKIAFMVALGLVTTEHLEEIQSKRQERKRRSTANPAYSGLLETERKRLASNYLNNPLFLTARANEEPCWKHETGRDERCAACKRGTDLQPCGACPGAYHLGCLDPPLKTAPKGVWLCPKCQQKALKKDEGVPWTGMLAVVRSYVTHKTVKEEEKQKLLQKGTELQSEHRQLEERDRRLASAVKKCLELKTSLLARQRGTQSSLDRLRALLRLIQGEQMLQVTMTTTSPTPLLAGPWTKPSAAAMHSALQHPQGHN, from the exons GCCTTGGGCTCCATCACCGCAGTGCCTGTCGCGGGTCCTCAGGTCAGCTCCTTGCAGAGGTTGGCCGGGCAAGGAGCGGCAGTGCTACCTCAG AAGACCACCGTGGTCCGCGTCAAgaaccccagcccagccctccccaccgcCAACAACACCGTGAGCCATGTGCCGACGCCCGGCAGCCAGCCGCAGGCCCTGGCCGAGCCGGCCGCTGTCGCCTCTCCTCTGAGCGGCGCCGGAGTGGCCTACGCCCTCGTCTCCACCGCCCCCAGCCATGCCGCCGCCGTCGCCCCCAGCAACGCCGTGCCTGCGGTTGGCGACAGCGTCAAagtccagcccctcctcctcagcGCCGACAGCAAG GTCATCCTCATCCAGCCTCAAGTGCAGCTGCAGCCCGAGGGCACGGCGGGTTCGCGGCCGCCCACGCAGGAGCTGTCTCAGGGAGCGCGGGccgccgaggaggaggaggaccggCCGCCGCCCAGCCAGGAGAACCCTGAG AAAATCGCCTTCATGGTGGCGCTAGGCCTGGTCACCACGGAGCACTTGGAAG AGATCCAGAGCAAACGCCAGGAGCGCAAGAGGAGAAGCACAGCCAACCCGGCCTACAGCGGCCTCCTGGAGACGGAG AGGAAGCGGCTGGCGTCCAACTATCTCAACAACCCCCTGTTCCTCACAGCACGAG CCAATGAGGAGCCCTGCTGGAAG CACGAGACCGGCCGCGATGAGCGCTGCGCCGCCTGCAAGCGCGGCACCGACCTGCAGCCCTGCGGCGCCTGCCCGGGGGCCTACCACCTCGGCTGCCTGGACCCGCCCCTCAAGACGGCACCCAAGGGCGTGTGGCTGTGCCCCAAGTGCCAGCAGAAG GCCTTAAAGAAGGACGAAGGTGTGCCCTGGACGGGGATGCTGGCCGTCGTGCGCTCCTACGTCACCCACAAGACAG tgaaagaagaggagaagcagAAGCTGCTGCAGAAGGGCACGGAGCTGCAGAGCGAGCACCGGCAGCTGGAGGAGCGGGACCGGCGCCTGGCCTCGGCCGTGAAG AAATGCCTGGAGCTGAAGACAAGCCTGCTGGCCCGGCAGAGGGGCACCCAGTCGTCCTTGGACCGTCTTCGGGCCCTCCTGAGACTGATACAGGGTGAACAGATGCTCCAGGTCACCATGACGACCACCAGCCCCACCCCGCTGCTGGCAGGGCCCTGGACCAAGCCCTCAGCAGCAGCCATGCACTCTGCCCTCCAGCACCCCCAGGGGCACAACTGA
- the PHF21B gene encoding PHD finger protein 21B isoform X2, with amino-acid sequence MRRQPQNGDLKKPLHERQPRIAALSDKRALGSITAVPVAGPQVSSLQRLAGQGAAVLPQVRPKTLIPDSLPVTPGRDRPPKQPPTLQKTTVVRVKNPSPALPTANNTVSHVPTPGSQPQALAEPAAVASPLSGAGVAYALVSTAPSHAAAVAPSNAVPAVGDSVKVQPLLLSADSKVILIQPQVQLQPEGTAGSRPPTQELSQGARAAEEEEDRPPPSQENPEKIAFMVALGLVTTEHLEEIQSKRQERKRRSTANPAYSGLLETERKRLASNYLNNPLFLTARANEEPCWKHETGRDERCAACKRGTDLQPCGACPGAYHLGCLDPPLKTAPKGVWLCPKCQQKALKKDEGVPWTGMLAVVRSYVTHKTVKEEEKQKLLQKGTELQSEHRQLEERDRRLASAVKKCLELKTSLLARQRGTQSSLDRLRALLRLIQGEQMLQVTMTTTSPTPLLAGPWTKPSAAAMHSALQHPQGHN; translated from the exons GCCTTGGGCTCCATCACCGCAGTGCCTGTCGCGGGTCCTCAGGTCAGCTCCTTGCAGAGGTTGGCCGGGCAAGGAGCGGCAGTGCTACCTCAG GTTAGGCCAAAGACTCTGATTCCAGACAGCCTCCCCGTCACCCCGGGCCGGGACCGGCCCCCCAAGCAGCCCCCCACGTTGCAGAAGACCACCGTGGTCCGCGTCAAgaaccccagcccagccctccccaccgcCAACAACACCGTGAGCCATGTGCCGACGCCCGGCAGCCAGCCGCAGGCCCTGGCCGAGCCGGCCGCTGTCGCCTCTCCTCTGAGCGGCGCCGGAGTGGCCTACGCCCTCGTCTCCACCGCCCCCAGCCATGCCGCCGCCGTCGCCCCCAGCAACGCCGTGCCTGCGGTTGGCGACAGCGTCAAagtccagcccctcctcctcagcGCCGACAGCAAG GTCATCCTCATCCAGCCTCAAGTGCAGCTGCAGCCCGAGGGCACGGCGGGTTCGCGGCCGCCCACGCAGGAGCTGTCTCAGGGAGCGCGGGccgccgaggaggaggaggaccggCCGCCGCCCAGCCAGGAGAACCCTGAG AAAATCGCCTTCATGGTGGCGCTAGGCCTGGTCACCACGGAGCACTTGGAAG AGATCCAGAGCAAACGCCAGGAGCGCAAGAGGAGAAGCACAGCCAACCCGGCCTACAGCGGCCTCCTGGAGACGGAG AGGAAGCGGCTGGCGTCCAACTATCTCAACAACCCCCTGTTCCTCACAGCACGAG CCAATGAGGAGCCCTGCTGGAAG CACGAGACCGGCCGCGATGAGCGCTGCGCCGCCTGCAAGCGCGGCACCGACCTGCAGCCCTGCGGCGCCTGCCCGGGGGCCTACCACCTCGGCTGCCTGGACCCGCCCCTCAAGACGGCACCCAAGGGCGTGTGGCTGTGCCCCAAGTGCCAGCAGAAG GCCTTAAAGAAGGACGAAGGTGTGCCCTGGACGGGGATGCTGGCCGTCGTGCGCTCCTACGTCACCCACAAGACAG tgaaagaagaggagaagcagAAGCTGCTGCAGAAGGGCACGGAGCTGCAGAGCGAGCACCGGCAGCTGGAGGAGCGGGACCGGCGCCTGGCCTCGGCCGTGAAG AAATGCCTGGAGCTGAAGACAAGCCTGCTGGCCCGGCAGAGGGGCACCCAGTCGTCCTTGGACCGTCTTCGGGCCCTCCTGAGACTGATACAGGGTGAACAGATGCTCCAGGTCACCATGACGACCACCAGCCCCACCCCGCTGCTGGCAGGGCCCTGGACCAAGCCCTCAGCAGCAGCCATGCACTCTGCCCTCCAGCACCCCCAGGGGCACAACTGA